Genomic window (Eublepharis macularius isolate TG4126 chromosome 6, MPM_Emac_v1.0, whole genome shotgun sequence):
tggggctgaagCATGAGTTTTAGGAGAAGAAGGGGTTCAGTAGGGAtttgatgccatagaatctaccctctgaagatgccatttcctccatgggaactgatctcagcagcctgaatatcagttgtaattccgggagaacttggggccccacctggaggttggcaaccctaactcccacCCTACCTATAAAAGGAGACTATGACTTTTACCAGCGTAGTAGTCCATATCATATTCCCAAATTATGCAGAAGGGCAGGTGGCATCCAGAGGCAGGTTTATTTTTCAGTGGTGGAGGCTTTCCTTTGTCTTCTCCCTGGGGGCTTAGCTGGTACGTTACCATCATTTCAACACCTGACCCAAACATTTCTTGTTACCCAGGCTTTTATCAGAggagttccttttttaaaagctgtttttattatttgcttCTTGGCTAAAGACTGTTTTATGGATATGATTTTAGACTGCTGGATGTTGTTTATGCTGTTTTCATGGCTTGTTTATTATGGGCAATTCTTATGttgttatttttatgattttattatattgtttttactgtgtGAGCCTCTTTGAGCAAGTCTCTGGACAGGCAGCACACACATATTCTAAGTAAGTAAATTCcctgacttgatggcatatatttGGACAGAATTCTCATTTTAGTAGTAGAAACCTGGAGTATTTTGCCCATAGAGTATGAATGGATCAGGACCTCAATCACATCTTAGAAAGAAGCCAGAAAGGAAAACATAGCCAAGTTGGTATCTTATTTTTTGTCTATCTTTCCTTCAGAGTTACAGCCCACAACCGATTTGGTTTATGGAAGATGGGCATTAGCCATGTTTTAAATGCGACCCATGGCAAAATATTTTGCCAAGGATCCCACAGCTTCTACGGTCCCACCACTGAATATTATGGAGTACCAGCCTATGACCTTCCGGATTTCGACTTAAGTCCCTATTTCTACCCTGCAGCAGAATTTATACACAAAGCCTTGAGCACCCCAGGAGGTATGGAATCGTTGCCGGCCACAAGAGTCGAAACATTCTGGGCATTTTAGCAATGCAGCACTAACCTTGGAGGCTACACACCAccatttctttgtgaagggctGGAGGTCGGGGTGTGAGCCTGGCAGCTGTCATCTTACCCTCTGGTTCTCCTGGGCTCAGAATGAGATTTACAGGCGGTACCACCTCTCTGCCTGTCTCTTCCATTCAGGATTCCTGGTTCGTCTTGTCATTATCAGTGACTCCCAAGCCCTGCTCAGATTCTTGTTTCCCTGTTCACAAGTACTCATAACTTCTCAGGAAGACAAGAAGGCATCCCCAATTGCCTTTCCAACAAAGCAGGTCTATTGCCCCTCCTCCCATCCCAGTTCTCCCACTAGGGTAGCGTCTGTTCTGCCACATGTTCCGAAATACTTATATAAATCCAGAGTTAGGAGGGCAAGGAAATCTGTAGGACTGCAGAAAGACCAGAGAAGGCTGCAGAAGAAATAGTACAATCTAGGTTTGCCTCCTTGgagaaaaataaatgtttaacAGAGTCTTAATGGGATGTATTTACCAGGTGATCCCATGTGAAAAGCCTCAGTTGTCCATTTTCACATATTAAGCCCATATTGAAGGAGAAGGATATTTTCCCCCCAGGTTTGTTGGCAACCAAAGTGCAGTATTAAGCAGTTGCACCctaaaaatgataaataaattgtatgtaggccccagaaacctaattaaaggattccatgtttgggccattagcagagtctatcgtttggcagaggaagcgtgattataggtggtggtgagctggttctgctggctgctgtgtgtgcgggagagaaaataacaaatcatacacttgctttatatttagaaaagaaataagagttctttattgtaggaactccatactctgataggaaaggaggagagacagatcctaactacctatctagtctaaggatggacatggatgctaggacaagtcttgcatccatgctgccaagatggagggaggagagggacagagatgttgcctggaacaatgccaggaagagaagaagtaagagggaagaagtcaggaggaggaaatcctgagaatagcaatctacatatcaaaggacagtcagagcagtaaacagagtgccctgacctctctatctttctaactcttcgGTTTGTCCCGCTCTGAAACCCGAGGAAAGGGACAACCCGAGGAAAGGGACAACCAAAAATTCAATCGAAGTCTGTGTTCTTAGAAAGATATAATGATGGCACTGCAAGTTACATTTCCTGATATTTGTGAATAGTCACTAGCACTACTTACTCCACATCGCACATTAGGAACTAACAAGAGTAACTTGGTGAGCCCATAAAAGGCAAACTAGCTGAGATTTTGCTGTACCTGAATCGTAAGTACCACATCTGATTTGAATATTTTCATTTCTCCCTCCTGTAATCAATATAGCATGGGTTTCATTTGCATTATTAACATATCTATaaacttgcctttctcccaacaaAGACGGAGACTTAAGGCAGGTAATAACAGATTTTATAAACGGTCTTTCAAGTATCCAACTCTAATTTAGCACTTTGGAAGCCAATCATACAAGATGCTGGTTGAGCCGCCCTCAGATCTTCCTAGCACGTTTTAATCACAGTCATATGGGCaatttcattgttttaaaaatctaGGGACACTTATGGATTGTCCAATGTTTCATTGCCGCTGACCCTAAGAATCACTTCACTTCATCAAGAGAGACTGAAATGTATCCTTAACTCTCCTGATGAAATGAGCGGGATTTAAGATACTCCACTGATTTGATTCATATCCCCAGTTTGCTTGTCAGCACCAGTACACTGCATCCCTCCCCATCAGCTCATAAACTCCAATAACAATGACCAATGCTTTCTACTAACTTAGATTACAGCCCGTACTCTCACATATTTCATCCACTTTGCCCAGCTCCCCAGAGGAGGCGCTAAAATGGCAGAAGTCCACTGCAAGCAGCTGCCTGCTGGATTGCTCTCTATTCAAGAGCTCAGTGAATGACAGACCAAGGATACCACTGCCAGAGCTTCCATCAAATcctgttttttccctcccttccaccaGTGACAGCAGCTGCATCAACTGTCAAAACatttatataataaataatacaataaagtaACTCTTTGCACGtttttacaatatttttctttcaaaACGGTTACTCCCAAATTGTGAACATCATATccatatttattgatttactatatttatagcccacctttctcactgagactcaaagcagattacactgtggctgttttcacactgcttaccagccacgaaacatcacgccaagctcccggaatgacagcgccTTCCTGGCGCTGACAAtgctccattcattcattcattcattcattcattcattcattcattcattcattcattcattcaataaacatatactgcctctccaccatatttggTGCTTCAGGCAATTTATAGGATaatattaaaacattattaaaataatataaatacaaacattaaaattggtaatataattttaaatgccaggaagacactgtcattccgggaacttggtgcaatgttccgtggctggtaagcagtgtgaaaatggccagtgtatGTCGATACAACCAAATAAAGAGACATCTAACAACCTCTGAATGGGTCTGaaacccttttttttaaaaaaatattttaattatacATAATCCTACATGGgaaagtgcaatcttatgcagttactccggtctaagcccattgacttcaatggccttagactggagtaactttgtataggattgcactgtaatgaaACACAACAGACAAAAACAATCCCCAAAAGACAAATATTAAATGAGACAAAAAATGtaacaaaaagaaaggaaaatataaATCAAGATGTTTACAGTTCTTGCCATATATTTCATTTGACAGCTTCAACAAAATGTTTCTGCAGCTCCACTGCCTATGACTGCATTATTTGTCAAATCGCATCTGTCCATAAATTCCTAGTATTTAGTGGAGGATGGAGAGTTGTTGAATGCTGACTACTAGCAAAAGATATAAATGGATTCCAAACGGCATAAAAAGCATCTGTACACTACTCACTTGATTTTTCCCCCTAATCTAATCTGAGGAGTTAATTTTTTTCCATTGGAGCTATATTCCACAAATGCTTGTACCATATACTAATTGTATTTTTTGTTGTGGATTTccagtttggggaaggggagggggaggtgctAAAATACAATTTACATACCCTTGAAATTTGGTAAACCTTTCATTGGTGGGATATACATCAGGTTCAATGCTGTTTCACTTACTCATCAATAACGTGAAGAAGACACTTACTAACACAATATGGAGTTTTTCAggatagtccagtagcacctttaagactaaccaactttattgtagcataaactttcgagaatcacagttctcttcgtcagatgcatctgacgaagagaactgtgattctcgaaagcttatgctacaataaagttggttagtcttaaaggtgctactggactctttttgattttgctactacagactaagagccaagctacaggtgacacctgacacaggttggacacttgtcagcttccctcaagttttgatgggaaatgtaggcatcctggtcttgcagctgtaatggagagccaagctgtaaaaccaggacgcctacatttcccatcaaaacttgagggaagctgaaaagtgtccaacctgtgtcaggcatcacttgtagcttggctctaacacggctaactcctctggatcaggatAGTCCGGCTCCTAAGCAAACAAAGAAGGGCTCCAAGCAGATTGTTCCTCGCTGGGTGAATGGGCAATAGAATGGCAGATGAGATACAGTGTAAATGTGAGGTAAATGATGTACACGGCCAAGAAAATCCTATCCTAATTTTGCAAATTCCCTGAAAGAGATGAGAAAGAAACAAATGCATAGGAGTTATTCAGACTTTTCCAAAACACTAAAACACAATAATTTAATTAAACTGGTTAGCAATGTGTTTAGAAAGGCCAGGAGGAAATAATTCACacagtaaataattaaatatggAATTAATTGCCACAGGACATTGGAACAGCCACTAGCATAACTGTCAATGGAAGGACTAGATAAATTAATACAGGACATCTCTTCTTGGCTCTTATCCTTGATTTCATTTAAGAAGAGAAGAAATGGTCAAAAGTTATTTAGCTAAAACTCAAATGTCAGCAAAATGTAAGGGGATTCTCTCATTAGGATCCAAAGGCAGTTTTAGGTGTATCCAAGGGCTAGCAAATACCCATTTGTATTTTTGCCTTTTGAAACACAACTTACACCCTCGCCGCAATGCTGTAGGCACAAGCTGTGTTTAAATTTCAAACAGGTTCATTTGGAATAGGTCAAGGCTGGGCTGTCACTTGAGGGAAGCTCAACTCTACCTGTATTCTACACACATGCCAAGCACTAAAAGCTACACCTCCACTCCCATACTGAACATTCATCAGAACTGAACAAGTAAGAATATTACAATATGagtattgccagggcttttttcagctggaatgtggtggaacagagttccggaacctcttgaaaatggtcacatggctggtggccccaccccctgatctccagacaaaggggagtttagattgccctccgcgccactccagccctttagacggcaatctaaactcccctctgtctggagatcagggggcggggccaccagccatgtgaccatttttgctgagggcaacccactgagttccaccatctcttttcccagaaaaaaagccctgagtattgcAAATTAATGATTTTCTTCCCAACACCAGTTTGTGCTGAACTGGGGATTACTCTCAGGCAAAACTTAAGTAAGCCAATGTGTTGAGGTCCCACAGCTTGGGTGAAAATGGGGATAAACTCAAGAGTTGGCTTTCATTTACTCTCTTCTTAAGTTTCATCTGCTGGGGTTAGGAGCAATGGCTGTTTGTtgtattcttttcttttaagGGAGTTTTTAATTCAAAAGATAGTCTTTACAGAGTTGCTGACATTTTGATTCCTTTGGCAGCCAAAATCTTAGTGCACTGTGCAGTTGGGATAAGCCGGTCCTCTTCCTTGGTGCTGGCATACCTCATGATCTACCACCATCTCCCTTTGATTAAAGCGATTGAGGCAGTGAAAAAGCATCGGTGGATTTTCCCCAATCGAGGCTTCCAGAAACAACTGAGAAATCTGGATGTGCAGCTAAGACAACACTAAACAAAGCAACCACAACCCCTCAGGATTAGGAAAAGAAACTATTCTTTAGTCATATActaaaagacattaaaatttgTTCTTCATATTATTTTTTTGGTCAATAAAATAACAACTTGTTCATGTAGGTAGCTGAAACAAGTTTACCCTGTTTGTATGCAGCAAGGATTGCATACAATCCTTGTAGGCTAACAAGGATTCCATTGTATTAttgctttttaatgtttgtattcctaTTTTAAAATTGTACTACCAGTTTTATTGTTtgcatttatattattttaataatgttttaatattATCCTATAAACTGCTTGAAGCAccaaatatggtggagaggcagtaagtttattgaatgaatgaatgaatgaatgaatgaatgaatgaatgaatgaatgaatgaatgaatgaatgaatatagcATTGTCAGCTCcagctgaagatttgggggtgctgCCTGGGGAGaacaggttttggggagggagatcagcagggttgtgatcccacaaagctgccattttctccaagggaagagATGTACATTAAACGTTAAGTACTGGCACAACAGGTGCAGCCCTCTGAGCATATTAACTGGTACACAGATTCCTTGTTTGAGGAAGTGCACAAGTGCTTCATCATGACACCTCTCCCCAGGACAAAAAAACACACATATTTCTGTTTTAcctgataaaatggagaagaagagaactaTGTCAGCCTCTTTGGATCCCCCTTggtgagaaagatggagtataaatgtgGTAAGTAAATGAATTTTCAACTGAATTGATGTAACAGCTGGATGGAGATGGAACAACACTTACAAactcttttccttccacttcGTCTGAGAACACCTTGGGGAATTCATTGGTTACCTTCTGTAGTAGTTCTGTGCTTCTGGCAGGAATGCCTTGAATGGTGATTCCAGTTTGGTTGAGCTGCCTAGTTCCTCCCTAAGAATCGTTTGTGCTGATCTCTTGTGATGGTGAGAAGAGGTTTGGAAAGGTTTGGTTCCTGTCACAGTTTCCCCAAAGGACATAGAGGACAATTGTGAGGGATGCATGTTGTTTATCTCCAGAATCAAAGATGATTTCCTTCGTGCAGCTATGGCCAGCAGTGAGCACCGTTGCAAACATTTCAGAGCCCCGAAGCTCCTTGGCTTGGAACTTCTGAGTGTTTTTCACCCTCCAGGCTGTTCTCTCTCACGAATAGCAAGGATGGCACAAAGCCGGGTGGTGCAAAGCTCTTTGTGGACTTTGTAGTCAACTCACACTGAATATCTTACGCTTTACTTTAGTTCTCATTGATTAAAATGAGTGCCATACAACCTCATAACTTAcacaagggttttttcccccaaaccAACGATGGCAAGAATTCTGTAATATAAACCAGCATAAAAAGTTCTAGGTATGCTTTGGGTGGACCAAAATTGGCCACAGATACAGAAATATTGCACCACAACGCTTAAATTGCTGCATTTCAGATGTAATTCATTGGATTCTTCTGAAATCTGGCCAGATTTCAACCCTCGGATGATATCATCTTGGGAGCTTGGTTTTGAACAACAAAACTAGATTAAGGCTGAAGGGAAACTGAGGCTGAACGAGCCTGCAATTTGAAATTTATAGACAGAACAAAACACCCAAACTTTGTTTTGCATGCTGTCCATGTAAGTTTTTCGACATTTTCCACGCTCACTGTGAAAAGTTATGATGATATCCCTCTTGTCCAAACTGGGCAGGGGCTGTGGCTTAACGGTAGAGAGTCTGTTTGGCACGCATGCATCTCAAATTAAATCTGCAGGCTCTCCCGTTAAGAAGATCAGGTCATAGGCTATGAACATCCAGGGAGATTTCAATAGGATTAAAATGTTGTCAGAGAGAAGTGGGAAACTTTTCAGGAAGCTGAGCGCTATCCTTTTTGGAAGCTGTAGTGAACGGTTTTATCTATCCCACTTTCCCACTCCCTGGGCAGTGCAATGGTAGGATTCTTTCACTAATACCGGCTGATGGATGGTGAAATGCTTGGACAATCACCATGGGATCAACCAAAGATTCCTTATGGAGTTCCCTGAGAGATCTGATGCTGCAAAATAGTGGGAAAGAGCAGTGAGGAGCAAGGGCTATACTACAGCTGTGTTCATCAGGGCCCGAGGAATGATTATAATGCACCACACAATATGATGCAGAGAACATTGTTCATTGTGCAACTGTGTCACGATGAATGCAAGAAAAAGGACAACAAAGCGCATGCAATCCAAGGAAAAGTTAAAGATACCAAAAGAAGAtaccaaagaaaattaaagaggcGACACAATAAAGATTTCAGATATTCAAAAAGGCCCCCTCCAAGCAGAGAGTGTTAAATGGGGCCACAAATTTAAATTAGTTTGAAACGAGCTTCATTGCAAAGGCTTTTCTCAGTTTTATGAGAAGAGGCgaatatctccccccaccccaaatccccaCTCCACTTCCTATAGGAACACTGATGGGTTAAAAACTAGTTTACATTTGTAGCGTTCAAATTCCCCAGGAATGTATTAGACACAATGACTCCCCATTTTGGCAAAATAGATTTAGGATCCTGGGTGACTCATTCTATGCTCAAGGCTTATTCTTTTTTATAATTCCCTGGAAATCAGCCTCAGGAAACTGCAAAGAAGAGCGGGCAGTGAAAGGAGTTGCGCTGGGAGCTTGTGTGAATTTCATCCATTGGATGAGTTCTGTCTACATTCTGGAATTTAACCAATTTGGAGCTTCCACCCTACTTTATGACTCCACGTTCCCAGCTTTAAAGCCCCTgatgcagagagaaagcaggctggATCTTGGAATCAGGGAGacggtgttttttaaaaagtgccggCTCAGAGTAGGAAATTCGGTCCCCGGAGAAGAGATGTGGCACCCCCTCTCTGGCAGAAATGCTCTTTCTACCCCCCCCGCCCGTACACTTCTTAGCCTCTCTCTTGCAATGATGCTCCTCCTTGCCCCCCCTCTCCCTTGAACAGGCAACTGGCTTCCCTGCTGCCCACCAGCACCTGTTCTGACCCGTCTTCAGTGAATTCACTATGTTCAGCTGCGGAGTCTCAACAAGCAGACCCGGGTcactttctcaggtttcagagggcaGACAGTTGCCGCTTCTATGACGATGGCTGAAGAGGACACGCTGCTGTCCGAAGACCCCGAAAGCTCCAGAGCACGCCTAGCTGAGACCCCTACTGTTAAAGAGCTAGAAGAGCTCCTCAACACAGGGAGATCTTCCTGTAACCATGTTGACGAAGTGTGGCCTAACCTTTTCTTAGGAGATCAGTAAGTATATATCTATAGAAGAGGGCAGTATAGCAGATATCTAGGATTCCTTCTTGCAACATAATTACTGCAACATCAGATTTTTATTTTATGCATTAATATTACTTCCAAGGCAAGCACACTGTGTTATGTGACTTGattagctatatttatttatttatgtcattacacagtatgagattagtacaatcagtatcaagtacatttcaatacagcatcaagggcatttccataaacagtgccatagggtaaacagatacaagtttaaaagacatagtattagcaagaatccaatacagagtagaaaaaatactgaagcagaacataatcaattctaggactaacattagacaacatggagcactggtggtacataggagtacatatttaaagcagcagctaatatgtaaggcaatatagtgatgacgtctgtggtccctaactcattagcgaagcatctgagaccccctccctacaatacagccctcccatttgagtaaaaagcctttttgaatagttcggttttgcatcatttatgaaaagccaggagagtagagcCCTCTG
Coding sequences:
- the LOC129332434 gene encoding dual specificity protein phosphatase 13-like, which translates into the protein MAEEDTLLSKDPESSRAHLAETPTVKELEELLSTGRPSCNHVDEVWPNLFLGDLVTAHNRFGLWKMGISHVLNATHGKIFCQGSHSFYGPTTEYYGVPAYDLPDFDLSPYFYPAAEFIHKALSTPGAPQRRR